From Pleurocapsa sp. PCC 7319:
GATTGGCGACAACTTCAGGGACAAGAATCTTACCCCAACGAGTACCGTCAGGGGCGTATATTTGAACACTATCAGCAGAACTAGTAAAAATATTTCCTTGTTGATCTACTCTTAATCCGTCAGGTTGTCCCGGTTCAATAACTGCAAATACTCTACTGTTAACCAGTTCTGTGGCATCGATTAAATCGTAAGCGCGAATATAGTGATGACTTTGAGGATGATCGACTTGAGATGTATCGGAGACATACAAAATACTTTCATCGGGACTAAAAGCTAACCCATTAGGACGTTCCATCTCTTTAATTACCGCATCTATTTCCCCTGTATCGGGGTCAAAGCGAAAGACAAAACTTCCCGCTTGTTCCTGATTTCCACCATATCCCTCTCCTGGTTGAGTCAACCCGAATGGGGGATCGGTAAACCAAATTGTACCGTCACTTTTTACTACTAGATCGTTAGGACTATTTAGACGATTATTTTGGTAGCGATCGCATAAAATAATCCATTCTCCATTATGCTCCCGTCTAATAATTGCCCTTTGACCATGAGAACAACTGACTAATCGCCCTGATAAATCAAGATAATTACCGTTTTGATATTCAGATGGTTCGCGAATTACACTTACCCCATCTCTAGCATTCCAGCCGAATAACTTGTTACCACTTACATCACTAAAAATAACGCTATCGTCTTCAGGAATATACACAGGGCCTTCTGTATGTTTTGCTCCATCGGCTAGTTTTTCTAATTGGACATCTGGGTCAATAATTGAGTACATTCGTTGGTCGTAAACTGCGATCGCCTCTTTCATATTCAATAGCGAATTAATATCTATAGCATTATCAACGTGAATTCGATGAGTACAAAATTTAATGGTAAGAAGTATGGAATCGGGAATAGGCAACAGGCAATAGGCTATATTTTTCGTTCCTATCAGCATTGAAAATAGAGAATATTTTCGAGAATTGCTACCCAAATATCCTTTGTCGAACTGACGTTTATCAAATAACTATATCTATCAGGAAAAGCATACAAAATTTCACCTAAATCGATCTTGTCTGTTCTTGCTGTAAATTTGTCTAATTTTGCGTCAACGATAATTTATTCAAAATCGATTTCCCAAACATACTCAGGACTTACGCACTAAGCACCTATAACTTGCTGTTTCCCATTCCCTATTCCCTATTCCCTATTCCCTATTCCCTATTCCCTAAAACCTTGATTTTTTGTTTCACTGCGTAAGTCCTAATATTTTGATTTAGCGCGTAACATCACTAGCTAACAAAATAGCGTGTCCGTTTGGGTCCTTAATTAAATAACCTCGACTATAACGATAGAACTCGGGAAACTCGATTGCTTGAGGTGAAATAAGTTCTATTTTTTGTTGTTTTAACTGCTCGATTTCTTTTTCTAGTTCGGTTACTTCCATGACATAGTGTAGATGAGGAATGTCATTTATTTGCCATTCTTGTGGTCTTTCTCGACCAGTTTCAGGTTGTTGATAATCTAGGAGTTCGACTCCAATACTAGATTCTATTGGTTGTAAGGGAGTAACTTGCACTTTGGCTACGGGCAAACCATCGAGATCTGCTTGAACTTGACCCTGATTAAGATTCGTTCCCTCTTGCTCCAGATTTAATAGATCGCAATAAAATTTTAAGCTTTCTTCCGTATCTCTAACTGCGATCGCACTATGATCGATACCTAAAAATATGTCATTGTTGTTTTGGTGCCATTTTTCTTTTCCTTTATCTTGAGGAAACCAAATTAATTCCAAACTATGATGATTTAATTCCCGAAACTTAAACGCCCTCACCCCCGCAGCTAGTTTATTATCATCTGGTATGGTTTG
This genomic window contains:
- a CDS encoding VOC family protein; the encoded protein is MIKIQRINAIALTVADIARSVDFYTQALGFKIVDDRIWVSSTNNQLWSIPPTDVRLVTLQLGDEFIELIQYLDLKAKPIPEDSQSNDLWFQHLAIVVSDIDRAYEHLQDFPITPISNRPQTIPDDNKLAAGVRAFKFRELNHHSLELIWFPQDKGKEKWHQNNNDIFLGIDHSAIAVRDTEESLKFYCDLLNLEQEGTNLNQGQVQADLDGLPVAKVQVTPLQPIESSIGVELLDYQQPETGRERPQEWQINDIPHLHYVMEVTELEKEIEQLKQQKIELISPQAIEFPEFYRYSRGYLIKDPNGHAILLASDVTR
- a CDS encoding SMP-30/gluconolactonase/LRE family protein; protein product: MKEAIAVYDQRMYSIIDPDVQLEKLADGAKHTEGPVYIPEDDSVIFSDVSGNKLFGWNARDGVSVIREPSEYQNGNYLDLSGRLVSCSHGQRAIIRREHNGEWIILCDRYQNNRLNSPNDLVVKSDGTIWFTDPPFGLTQPGEGYGGNQEQAGSFVFRFDPDTGEIDAVIKEMERPNGLAFSPDESILYVSDTSQVDHPQSHHYIRAYDLIDATELVNSRVFAVIEPGQPDGLRVDQQGNIFTSSADSVQIYAPDGTRWGKILVPEVVANLTFGGKDGRRLFITAGSSLYAINLKSINQS